One part of the Bradyrhizobium sp. CB1650 genome encodes these proteins:
- a CDS encoding methyltransferase domain-containing protein, whose amino-acid sequence MIDGLDVLRRHGAAFPRVTGGVDMANSVAGHYGAQFYREQSGGSFESASVIVPLVLRLFRVNSVVDVGCGVGAWLHEFATNGVGDYLGIDGDYVPRDQLRIPSERFKSMDLRYITDVGRKFDLACSLEVAEHLPESSADDFVSALVVAAPVVLFSAAVKGQGGRNHLNEQWPSYWARRFSRHGYNAVDCIRPQIYDDGRIRPWYRQNLLVYCRDDYCPEGYSPITGAFDLDRVLPDYFEYKLQEVTEGKSAAIAARHLLGNMGVLMRAARRRSGL is encoded by the coding sequence ATGATCGATGGGCTTGACGTTCTGCGGCGGCATGGCGCAGCCTTCCCCCGAGTGACCGGAGGTGTTGATATGGCGAATTCTGTAGCCGGGCATTACGGGGCGCAGTTCTACAGGGAGCAATCCGGCGGGTCTTTCGAATCCGCGTCGGTGATCGTCCCGCTGGTGCTTCGACTGTTCAGAGTGAATTCGGTCGTTGACGTCGGCTGCGGCGTCGGCGCCTGGCTGCATGAATTCGCGACGAACGGTGTTGGCGACTATCTCGGAATTGACGGCGACTACGTGCCTCGGGATCAGCTCAGGATTCCGTCAGAAAGGTTCAAATCCATGGACCTTCGATATATCACCGATGTCGGCCGCAAATTCGATTTGGCCTGCTCGTTGGAAGTCGCGGAGCATTTGCCCGAGAGCAGCGCCGATGATTTCGTTTCCGCGCTCGTGGTCGCCGCACCGGTCGTGCTGTTCTCTGCTGCCGTCAAGGGACAAGGCGGAAGAAACCACCTGAACGAGCAGTGGCCATCCTATTGGGCGAGACGTTTCAGTCGCCACGGTTACAACGCCGTCGATTGCATCCGACCGCAGATCTACGACGATGGCCGGATCCGGCCCTGGTATCGACAGAACCTTCTCGTCTATTGTCGAGACGATTACTGTCCCGAAGGCTATTCCCCGATAACCGGAGCCTTTGATCTCGATCGCGTCTTGCCGGACTACTTCGAGTACAAGCTGCAGGAAGTCACCGAAGGCAAGAGCGCGGCGATAGCGGCAAGGCATCTTCTCGGAAACATGGGGGTCTTGATGAGAGCAGCAAGACGTCGGTCGGGCCTCTAG
- a CDS encoding PAS domain-containing protein produces the protein MTSSDFQLRGVGDPRLAVHATSPLPAWLWSIDGTRVLWANPVGANLFGAPNAAALAARTFGPADAHRRQVARLARQLAANGAVRLERLRGFGARLGTLMTCACARLDFPDGGHGVLVTAMDPTGRTMPLVERLQRLVDGVLLPMAAFAPDGLFIGASEAARPLLGFRDLGEAGLEQARSEALRQGRVEMPIGIGHMVLQRVGVGGDVGLVALIAPATRQAAPETTAEAAAETAREELVRPPSQLTPGVPDYEQPALSNEVPAEFALFDAFAEPVEMPAPAPLEPDPPASRGEPGAGRTQTASESPVDSLAEAIVSPQAEPITAAMVEPPSHHAEPPAPRHQPLRFVWQMDAQGRFVLGSDEFIRLMGAHTAAGFGRPWHEIAEEYSLDPDGHVARALASRDTWAGITVNWPVDGNERLPVELAGLPVYDRMRNFAGFKGFGVCRDLDGLNRLDALRRFELATEQPTPQRLSADIVEPEAEPEPRPEPEPEAPPSPVEPISSAPELADLELPEPEPPEAELPEAELPEPATEANSHPTDPETPVETPPNVVPFRPLGDAKSPALTPVENSAFNELARQLSERLERERETMESASSEPLASEIAAEPPPEAEAPRLPAGWLTEPEPPARGDSLGDRTLLDLLPTGILIYRLDRLLYANPAFLARIGYADLSALENAGGLDALYIEAGVSAASSTSQAGTPVTISTSVTNGDEPFATTEAHLHAIAWDGESAHALICALPQAAPVVAEPAVAEPVVMIADAPEPEPASDAGDADAEDLAAILDTTAEGIVMFDAEGNIHACNRSAEALFGYDGEALLQQNLLTLFAPESQRVVTDYLESLRSQDIASLLDHGREVLGRECKGGFIPLAMIMGRTRPDGPNFFAVFRDLSQSKKGESELKQARRLADGAANAKADMLARISHEIRTPLNAIIGFAEVMISERFGALGNERYGEYMKDIRASGERVITIVDDLLELSRIETGKLDLNFANLSLNDLVEACVTVMQPQANRERIIIRTSLAHALPQITADARALRQITMNLISNSIRLASAGGQVIVSTALTDGGEVALRIRDTGHGLSEKEVAAAMEPFRTPPPGDASDNAALSLSLTKALVEANRAKFNIKSAANSGTLIEVVFARALARA, from the coding sequence ATGACGAGTTCGGATTTCCAGTTGCGAGGCGTGGGTGATCCGCGGCTGGCCGTGCATGCGACCTCTCCGCTGCCCGCGTGGCTCTGGTCGATCGACGGCACGCGCGTGCTCTGGGCCAATCCGGTCGGCGCAAACCTGTTCGGCGCGCCCAATGCCGCCGCGCTCGCGGCAAGGACGTTCGGGCCGGCAGACGCGCATCGCCGCCAGGTCGCCCGCCTCGCGCGTCAGCTCGCCGCGAACGGCGCAGTCCGGCTCGAGCGGCTGCGCGGCTTCGGCGCCCGGCTCGGCACCCTGATGACCTGCGCCTGCGCACGGCTCGACTTTCCCGACGGCGGCCACGGCGTGCTCGTCACCGCGATGGACCCGACCGGCCGTACCATGCCGCTGGTGGAACGCCTCCAGCGCCTGGTCGACGGCGTCCTCCTGCCGATGGCGGCGTTCGCGCCCGACGGGCTCTTCATCGGCGCCAGCGAAGCCGCCCGCCCCCTGCTCGGCTTTCGCGACCTTGGCGAGGCCGGGCTCGAACAGGCTCGCAGCGAGGCGCTGCGGCAAGGCCGCGTCGAGATGCCAATCGGCATCGGCCATATGGTGCTGCAACGGGTCGGCGTGGGCGGCGATGTCGGCCTCGTCGCGCTGATCGCGCCGGCCACCAGGCAAGCGGCGCCCGAGACCACGGCCGAGGCCGCCGCGGAGACTGCGCGCGAGGAGCTCGTTCGGCCGCCATCGCAGCTCACGCCGGGGGTGCCGGACTACGAGCAGCCGGCGCTGTCGAACGAGGTGCCGGCCGAATTTGCGCTGTTCGATGCGTTCGCCGAGCCGGTCGAGATGCCGGCTCCCGCGCCGCTAGAGCCGGATCCGCCCGCCAGCCGGGGCGAACCTGGCGCAGGGCGGACGCAGACCGCAAGCGAATCTCCGGTTGATAGCCTGGCGGAAGCCATTGTCTCGCCCCAAGCGGAGCCGATCACGGCTGCCATGGTCGAGCCGCCGTCACACCATGCGGAGCCGCCCGCACCGCGCCACCAGCCGCTGCGCTTCGTGTGGCAGATGGATGCGCAGGGACGCTTCGTGCTCGGCTCCGACGAGTTCATCCGCCTGATGGGCGCGCACACGGCGGCCGGCTTCGGCCGGCCCTGGCACGAGATCGCGGAAGAGTATTCGCTCGATCCGGACGGCCACGTCGCGCGGGCGCTTGCCAGCCGCGACACCTGGGCCGGGATCACCGTGAACTGGCCGGTCGATGGCAATGAGCGACTGCCGGTCGAGCTCGCGGGCCTGCCGGTCTATGACCGGATGCGCAACTTCGCCGGCTTCAAGGGTTTTGGCGTGTGCCGCGATCTCGACGGCCTCAACCGGCTCGACGCGCTGCGACGGTTCGAGCTCGCCACGGAGCAGCCGACGCCGCAGCGCCTCTCCGCCGACATCGTCGAACCCGAGGCTGAGCCTGAGCCTCGGCCTGAGCCCGAACCGGAGGCGCCGCCTTCGCCGGTCGAACCGATCTCGTCCGCACCCGAGCTGGCAGACCTCGAACTGCCAGAACCTGAACCGCCCGAAGCCGAATTGCCTGAAGCCGAACTCCCCGAGCCTGCAACCGAAGCGAATTCACACCCAACCGATCCGGAAACGCCCGTGGAAACGCCTCCCAACGTCGTGCCGTTCCGCCCGCTCGGCGACGCCAAATCGCCGGCGCTCACGCCCGTCGAGAACAGCGCGTTCAACGAGCTTGCCCGGCAATTGTCGGAGCGCCTCGAACGCGAGCGGGAGACGATGGAGAGCGCATCGTCCGAACCGCTGGCGAGCGAGATCGCTGCCGAACCGCCGCCCGAGGCAGAGGCACCGCGCCTGCCTGCCGGATGGTTGACCGAGCCCGAGCCGCCGGCGCGCGGCGACAGCCTGGGCGACCGCACGCTGCTCGACCTGTTGCCGACGGGCATCCTGATCTATCGCCTCGACCGCCTGCTCTACGCCAACCCCGCCTTTCTCGCGCGCATCGGCTATGCCGATCTGAGCGCGCTGGAGAATGCCGGCGGGCTGGACGCGCTCTACATCGAGGCGGGCGTCTCCGCGGCCAGCAGCACGTCGCAAGCCGGTACGCCGGTGACGATCAGCACGAGCGTGACAAACGGCGACGAGCCGTTCGCGACCACCGAGGCGCATCTGCACGCGATCGCCTGGGACGGCGAGAGCGCGCATGCGCTGATCTGCGCGCTACCGCAGGCCGCGCCAGTCGTCGCGGAGCCTGCCGTCGCCGAGCCCGTGGTGATGATCGCCGATGCGCCCGAGCCCGAGCCGGCGTCCGATGCCGGCGACGCGGATGCCGAGGATCTCGCGGCGATCCTCGACACCACGGCCGAAGGCATCGTCATGTTCGATGCCGAAGGCAACATCCACGCCTGCAACCGCAGCGCCGAGGCGTTGTTCGGCTATGATGGCGAGGCCTTGTTGCAGCAAAATCTCCTGACCCTGTTCGCGCCCGAGAGCCAGCGTGTCGTGACCGACTATCTCGAAAGCCTCAGGAGCCAGGACATCGCGAGCCTGCTCGACCACGGCCGCGAGGTGCTGGGACGCGAGTGCAAGGGCGGCTTCATTCCGCTTGCCATGATCATGGGCCGCACGAGGCCCGACGGTCCGAACTTCTTCGCCGTGTTCCGCGACCTATCGCAGAGCAAGAAGGGCGAGAGCGAATTGAAGCAGGCACGGCGGCTCGCCGACGGCGCCGCCAATGCCAAGGCCGACATGCTGGCGCGGATCAGTCACGAGATCCGCACGCCGCTGAACGCCATCATCGGCTTTGCCGAGGTGATGATCTCCGAGCGCTTCGGCGCACTCGGCAACGAGCGCTACGGCGAATACATGAAGGACATCCGCGCCTCCGGCGAGCGCGTGATCACGATCGTCGACGATCTCCTCGAGCTCTCGCGCATCGAGACCGGCAAGCTCGATCTCAACTTCGCCAATCTCAGCCTCAACGATCTCGTCGAAGCCTGCGTCACGGTGATGCAGCCGCAGGCCAACCGCGAGCGCATCATCATCCGCACCTCGCTCGCACACGCGCTGCCGCAGATCACGGCGGATGCGCGCGCGCTGCGGCAGATCACCATGAACCTGATCTCCAACTCGATCCGGCTCGCCAGCGCCGGCGGCCAGGTCATCGTCTCGACCGCGCTGACCGATGGCGGCGAGGTCGCCCTTCGCATCCGCGACACCGGCCATGGCCTGAGCGAGAAGGAGGTGGCGGCCGCGATGGAGCCGTTCCGCACGCCGCCGCCGGGCGATGCGTCGGACAATGCGGCCCTCAGCCTGTCGCTGACCAAGGCCCTGGTCGAAGCCAATCGCGCCAAGTTCAACATCAAGAGCGCAGCCAATTCCGGCACGCTGATCGAGGTGGTGTTCGCACGGGCATTGGCGCGGGCTTAG
- a CDS encoding phasin has translation MTEQAHDRFEIPPEMRSMAETSFKQAREAFEELLAGAEAAAGSFEQRGATVRAGAKDIGARAVAFVEANVQSSLDHAQSLAHARDLSEVMRLQSEYVQAQMRVLAEQAGEMSQIVSRAAIDATKPKH, from the coding sequence ATGACCGAGCAGGCGCATGATCGTTTCGAGATTCCGCCGGAGATGCGATCCATGGCGGAAACGAGCTTCAAGCAGGCGCGCGAGGCCTTCGAGGAGCTGCTTGCCGGCGCGGAGGCCGCGGCCGGCTCGTTCGAGCAGCGCGGCGCCACCGTGCGCGCGGGCGCCAAGGATATCGGTGCCAGGGCGGTCGCCTTCGTCGAGGCCAATGTGCAGTCCTCCCTGGACCACGCCCAGTCGCTGGCCCATGCCAGGGACCTCTCCGAGGTGATGCGGCTGCAAAGCGAATACGTGCAGGCCCAGATGCGTGTGCTCGCCGAGCAGGCCGGCGAGATGAGCCAGATCGTCAGCCGCGCGGCGATCGACGCGACCAAGCCGAAGCACTGA
- a CDS encoding phasin: protein MTGATDPFSASIIPFEVPEQMRAFAEKGVSQARESYAKFKDAAESQNGTIEAVFTTASKGASEYTAKLMEFMKANTSAHLDFAQELLGVKSPSEAMELWTGHTRKQLETFQHQAKELLEISQRVASETAEPIKASAAKFGRPAA, encoded by the coding sequence ATGACAGGTGCGACTGATCCATTCTCTGCCTCGATCATTCCGTTCGAGGTTCCGGAACAGATGCGGGCGTTCGCCGAGAAGGGCGTTTCGCAGGCCCGCGAAAGCTATGCCAAGTTCAAGGATGCGGCCGAAAGCCAGAACGGCACCATCGAGGCCGTGTTCACCACCGCCAGCAAGGGCGCGAGCGAATACACCGCCAAGCTGATGGAGTTCATGAAGGCCAACACCAGCGCCCATCTGGACTTCGCCCAGGAGCTGCTCGGCGTGAAGTCGCCGTCGGAGGCGATGGAGCTGTGGACCGGCCATACCCGCAAGCAGCTCGAGACCTTCCAGCACCAGGCCAAGGAGCTCCTCGAGATCAGCCAGCGCGTCGCCTCCGAGACCGCCGAGCCGATCAAGGCCAGCGCGGCGAAGTTCGGCAGGCCCGCCGCCTAA
- a CDS encoding DUF262 domain-containing protein → MSKKPSTKPTTTNPVQSTPAGLPSRAPEPTVDRIEELAGRILRGDILLPKFQREFVWEKHQILDLLDSIANNYPIGSVLLWRSRELLKSERNIADLEIAKTQSGYPVNYLLDGQQRLSTICGALYWNGSEAESRWNLAYDLRTKAFLHLDTLDDPPLHQIRLNKIIDPSAYFLHVSSLKTLGAPDVDALEAQAKELFDRFKDYKIATVTLHEMSVEAVAPIFERINSRGTPLTIVDLMRAATWSEQFDLIDAITDISDELSNKYFGGIERKAILRSISAAAGGGFSEASIDGLRKHSSGELEAAVKSTKEAYSRAVDFMSTELHIPSDKQIPYVNQVVVLAEVFRLIKHLTPAQLESVRRWFWRTAVAGYFGGWNTGNMGSDQKAVKGFAAAQTTEIESVVRNPGAAIWTAQQFRSNTAHSKILILLLAFSKPLDLLTSQNIDTGDALYHGNTKEFHHFFPRDYLKSKGQDCRGTRHPG, encoded by the coding sequence ATGAGCAAGAAGCCAAGCACGAAGCCTACGACAACCAATCCCGTGCAATCCACGCCCGCAGGCCTTCCCTCACGAGCGCCCGAACCCACAGTAGACCGTATCGAAGAATTGGCGGGCCGCATTCTGCGGGGCGACATCCTGCTACCAAAGTTCCAGCGCGAATTTGTCTGGGAGAAGCATCAGATACTTGATCTGTTGGACAGTATTGCGAACAACTATCCGATTGGCAGCGTGCTCCTTTGGCGTAGTCGAGAGCTGCTGAAAAGCGAACGCAACATTGCTGACCTGGAGATTGCTAAGACGCAATCCGGTTACCCCGTAAATTACCTGCTCGATGGCCAACAGCGTCTATCCACCATTTGTGGCGCACTGTATTGGAATGGGTCAGAGGCCGAGAGCCGCTGGAACCTTGCTTACGATTTGAGGACAAAAGCGTTCCTACATCTCGACACGTTGGATGATCCTCCGCTTCACCAAATACGATTGAATAAAATTATCGATCCGTCTGCGTATTTTCTGCACGTGTCGAGCCTCAAGACATTGGGCGCGCCTGACGTCGATGCATTGGAGGCCCAGGCAAAAGAACTTTTTGACCGCTTCAAAGACTACAAGATAGCGACGGTGACGTTGCATGAAATGTCGGTTGAAGCTGTTGCACCTATCTTCGAGCGAATAAACAGCCGTGGAACTCCGCTAACCATTGTCGATCTGATGCGCGCCGCTACATGGAGCGAGCAATTCGATCTGATTGACGCGATTACCGACATCAGCGATGAGCTTTCTAACAAATACTTTGGCGGTATCGAGCGTAAAGCCATCTTGCGCAGCATCTCGGCTGCGGCGGGAGGCGGTTTCTCTGAAGCAAGCATCGATGGCTTGCGGAAGCACTCCTCCGGGGAATTAGAAGCCGCCGTTAAATCGACGAAGGAGGCTTATTCTCGTGCTGTCGATTTCATGTCGACCGAACTGCACATTCCCTCTGACAAGCAGATACCCTACGTCAATCAGGTAGTTGTTCTTGCGGAGGTGTTTCGGCTTATCAAACATCTCACACCTGCTCAATTAGAGTCGGTGCGTCGCTGGTTCTGGCGAACAGCAGTCGCTGGTTACTTCGGCGGCTGGAATACTGGGAACATGGGCTCGGATCAGAAGGCCGTGAAGGGTTTCGCAGCGGCCCAAACGACCGAGATTGAAAGTGTTGTGCGCAATCCCGGCGCAGCTATTTGGACTGCCCAGCAGTTTCGCTCAAACACCGCTCATTCGAAGATACTGATTCTGCTGCTTGCGTTCTCCAAACCTCTGGATTTGCTCACCTCCCAGAACATCGACACTGGGGACGCGCTCTACCACGGCAACACTAAGGAGTTTCATCACTTCTTCCCGCGAGATTATTTGAAGAGCAAAGGCCAAGATTGTCGCGGTACACGACATCCCGGCTAA
- a CDS encoding ParA family protein: protein MNVIVFASRKGGSGKSTLAAHLAAQIKATKPVLLVDADPQGSLTLWHKLRGTNEPQIKAAVNSVSGIVSAARRDGYEWVLIDTPPNLSAVVDDAIKNATMVIIPARPGVFDVNAVQETIQMCRAARKPYAVVLNGAPARRDEVESPIVTIAREALGKFRAPVWGGQITNRSDLLMALSHGEGAREYQAESRAAQEIARLWAAIERSVKAIRGTASASGAMHKQAA, encoded by the coding sequence ATGAACGTTATTGTTTTTGCATCGCGTAAAGGCGGCTCGGGCAAGAGTACCCTGGCCGCACATCTCGCCGCGCAGATCAAGGCGACCAAGCCCGTTCTGCTCGTCGATGCCGATCCGCAAGGGTCGCTCACGCTGTGGCACAAGCTGCGTGGCACCAACGAGCCGCAGATCAAGGCTGCGGTGAACTCCGTCAGCGGCATCGTCTCCGCTGCCAGGCGCGACGGATATGAATGGGTGTTGATCGACACGCCGCCGAACCTGTCGGCCGTCGTCGACGACGCCATCAAGAACGCGACCATGGTGATCATTCCAGCGCGTCCCGGCGTGTTCGACGTCAACGCGGTGCAGGAAACGATCCAGATGTGCCGCGCGGCGCGCAAGCCCTATGCGGTCGTGCTGAACGGTGCGCCGGCCCGTCGCGACGAAGTCGAAAGCCCGATCGTCACCATCGCGCGCGAGGCGCTGGGGAAATTCCGCGCACCGGTGTGGGGCGGGCAGATCACCAACCGTTCCGATCTCCTGATGGCGCTGAGCCATGGCGAGGGCGCGCGGGAATATCAGGCCGAGAGCCGTGCGGCTCAGGAAATTGCAAGGCTGTGGGCGGCGATCGAGCGTTCAGTGAAGGCTATTCGCGGCACGGCGTCGGCATCCGGCGCAATGCACAAGCAGGCGGCTTAA
- a CDS encoding 4-hydroxy-tetrahydrodipicolinate synthase: MTGLRHHLHGLWLPLVTPFRDGRLDETSLRRLARHYGAQAIDGFILGATSGEGMTLRDAELERLVATVRDEIAAGRRTLPICLGLSGADTSRLKDRLDETADWPIDGYLIASPYYVRPSQRGMLAHFEALADHAAWPLALYNIPYRTSVNITNQTLLRLAEHANIVGLKDCGASREQSIALLRDRPKGFRVLTGEDANYHEALSDGADGGILLSAHIETATFAAGYTELKRGNSGAALAHWQEVAELTRLLFTEPSPAPAKYWLWRTGLIDSPEVRLPMVEVSSELAAALDREIERRMQVAA; this comes from the coding sequence ATGACCGGCCTACGACATCATTTGCACGGACTCTGGCTGCCGCTGGTGACACCGTTTCGCGACGGCCGTCTCGACGAGACGTCGCTGCGGCGCCTGGCGCGGCACTACGGCGCGCAAGCCATCGACGGCTTCATCCTGGGTGCGACCTCCGGCGAAGGCATGACGCTGCGCGATGCCGAGCTCGAACGCCTCGTCGCCACCGTGCGCGACGAGATCGCGGCCGGCCGCCGCACGTTACCAATTTGCCTGGGTCTGTCCGGCGCCGACACATCGCGGCTGAAGGATCGTCTCGACGAGACCGCGGACTGGCCGATCGACGGCTATCTGATCGCAAGCCCGTATTACGTGCGGCCATCGCAGCGCGGAATGCTCGCGCATTTCGAGGCGCTCGCCGATCACGCCGCTTGGCCGCTCGCGCTCTACAACATCCCCTATCGCACCTCGGTCAACATCACTAATCAGACGCTGCTGCGTCTTGCCGAGCATGCGAACATCGTCGGCCTGAAGGATTGCGGCGCGAGCCGCGAGCAATCGATCGCGCTGCTGCGCGACCGGCCGAAGGGCTTTCGCGTGCTCACCGGCGAGGATGCCAATTATCACGAGGCGCTCTCAGATGGCGCCGACGGCGGCATCCTGCTCTCCGCCCATATCGAGACCGCAACCTTCGCTGCCGGCTACACGGAGCTGAAGCGCGGCAATTCCGGCGCGGCGCTGGCGCACTGGCAGGAGGTCGCGGAGCTGACGCGCCTGTTGTTCACGGAGCCCAGTCCCGCGCCGGCGAAGTACTGGCTGTGGCGAACGGGCCTGATCGACAGCCCCGAAGTGCGCCTGCCGATGGTGGAGGTGAGCAGCGAGCTCGCCGCCGCACTCGATCGCGAGATCGAGCGACGGATGCAGGTCGCGGCGTAG
- a CDS encoding LysR family transcriptional regulator, producing MARTRDGFTDMDWDKLKVFHAAAEAGSFTHAGEQLGLSQSAVSRQVSALEQELSVSLFHRHARGLILTEQGDLLFRTAHDVFMQLQAARAKLTDSRERPSGDLKITTTPGVGINWLIPRLGEFTALYPEIRISLIVTDEELDLSMREADVAIRTRKPTQPDLIQRKLFAMGFHAYCSPEYIKRFGTPRTLEELDSHRIITLSDGNFAPHLQNRNWLIEAGRNGSGPREAYFKVNNILGLVRACQQGLGIAALPDYLVEEQSRLVQLFGESDSIQLDTYFVYPEELKTVARVQVFRDFVVSKAQRWPS from the coding sequence ATGGCTCGAACACGCGACGGATTTACGGATATGGACTGGGACAAGCTGAAGGTGTTTCACGCGGCGGCGGAAGCGGGCAGCTTCACGCATGCGGGCGAACAGCTCGGCCTCTCGCAATCGGCGGTCTCACGCCAGGTCAGCGCGCTGGAGCAGGAGCTCTCGGTCTCGCTGTTCCACCGCCACGCCCGCGGCCTGATCCTCACCGAGCAGGGCGACCTCTTGTTCCGCACCGCGCATGACGTGTTCATGCAGCTTCAGGCCGCGCGCGCGAAACTGACCGACAGCCGCGAGCGGCCGAGCGGCGACCTCAAGATCACCACCACGCCGGGCGTCGGCATCAACTGGCTGATCCCGCGGCTCGGCGAATTCACCGCGCTCTATCCCGAGATCCGCATCTCGCTGATCGTGACCGACGAGGAGCTGGATCTGTCGATGCGCGAGGCTGACGTCGCGATCCGCACCCGCAAGCCGACGCAGCCCGACCTCATCCAGCGCAAGCTGTTCGCGATGGGCTTTCACGCCTATTGCTCGCCGGAATACATCAAGCGCTTCGGCACGCCGCGCACGCTGGAGGAGCTCGACTCGCACCGCATCATCACGCTCTCGGACGGCAACTTCGCGCCGCATCTGCAGAACCGCAACTGGCTGATCGAAGCCGGGCGCAACGGCTCGGGTCCGCGCGAAGCCTACTTCAAGGTCAACAACATCCTTGGTCTCGTGCGCGCGTGTCAGCAGGGTCTCGGCATCGCCGCGTTGCCGGACTACCTCGTCGAGGAGCAGAGCCGTCTGGTGCAGCTCTTCGGCGAATCGGATTCGATCCAACTCGACACGTATTTCGTCTATCCCGAGGAGTTGAAGACGGTCGCACGCGTGCAGGTGTTCCGCGATTTCGTGGTGAGCAAGGCGCAGCGCTGGCCGTCCTGA
- the trxB gene encoding thioredoxin-disulfide reductase, which translates to MPAPVHAKVVIIGSGPAGYTAAIYAARAMLEPILIQGIQPGGQLTITTDVENYPGFADVIQGPWLMEQMEKQALHMGTQIKTDLVTKLETLHRPFRLTCDSGDVYLADTVILATGAQARWLGIPSEETFKGFGVSACATCDGFFYRGKEVIVVGGGNTAVEEALFLTNFASQVTLVHRRDHFRAERILQDRLFKHPKIKVVWESVIDEICGEANPSKVSHVRLKNVKTGARTELKADGVFIAIGHAPATELVKDQVKLKPSGYVEVAPNSTATSVPGLFAAGDVADETYRQAVTAAGLGCMAALEAERFLALRASERAAAE; encoded by the coding sequence ATGCCAGCTCCCGTCCATGCAAAGGTCGTCATCATCGGCTCCGGCCCCGCCGGCTACACCGCGGCAATCTATGCCGCGCGGGCGATGCTCGAGCCGATCCTGATCCAGGGCATCCAGCCGGGCGGCCAGCTCACCATCACCACCGACGTCGAGAACTATCCGGGCTTCGCCGACGTGATCCAGGGCCCCTGGCTGATGGAGCAGATGGAGAAGCAGGCGCTGCACATGGGCACCCAGATCAAGACCGACCTGGTGACCAAGCTGGAGACCTTGCACCGTCCCTTTCGCCTCACCTGCGACTCCGGCGACGTCTATCTCGCCGACACCGTCATCCTCGCCACCGGCGCCCAGGCCCGCTGGCTCGGGATCCCCTCGGAGGAAACCTTCAAGGGGTTCGGCGTCTCCGCCTGCGCCACCTGCGACGGCTTCTTCTACCGCGGCAAGGAAGTGATCGTGGTCGGCGGCGGCAACACCGCGGTCGAGGAGGCACTGTTCCTGACCAATTTCGCCTCGCAGGTCACGCTCGTTCACCGCCGCGACCATTTCCGCGCCGAGCGCATCCTTCAGGACCGCCTGTTCAAGCATCCCAAGATCAAGGTGGTCTGGGAGAGCGTCATCGACGAGATCTGCGGCGAGGCCAATCCGAGCAAGGTCAGCCATGTCCGGCTCAAGAACGTCAAGACCGGCGCACGCACCGAGCTGAAAGCCGACGGCGTGTTCATCGCCATCGGACACGCGCCGGCAACCGAACTCGTGAAGGATCAGGTCAAGCTCAAACCGTCGGGCTATGTCGAGGTCGCCCCGAACTCGACCGCCACCTCGGTGCCCGGCCTGTTCGCCGCCGGCGATGTCGCCGACGAGACCTATCGCCAGGCCGTCACGGCCGCCGGCCTCGGCTGCATGGCAGCACTCGAAGCCGAACGTTTCTTGGCCCTGCGCGCCAGCGAGCGCGCGGCAGCGGAATGA
- a CDS encoding Lrp/AsnC family transcriptional regulator, with protein MSRNLDEIDLKILAEIQADGRITNVELAKRVGISPPPCLRRVRALEEEGYIHGYRGLLDARKLGFDVTVFAAVHLSSQAEADLRAFEEFVRAEPLVRECWMLSGEVDFILKCVAPDMATFQDFVTHLTAAPHVRNVRTSLVLHNSKYEAAVPLDVKGRR; from the coding sequence GTGTCGCGGAACCTAGACGAGATCGATCTCAAAATTCTCGCCGAGATTCAGGCCGACGGTCGAATCACCAATGTCGAGCTGGCCAAGCGCGTCGGGATTTCGCCGCCGCCGTGCCTGCGCCGCGTCCGGGCGCTGGAGGAGGAGGGCTACATCCACGGCTACCGCGGGCTCCTGGATGCGCGAAAGCTCGGCTTCGACGTCACCGTGTTCGCCGCCGTGCATCTTTCCAGCCAGGCCGAGGCCGACCTGCGGGCCTTCGAGGAGTTCGTCCGCGCCGAGCCCCTGGTGCGGGAGTGCTGGATGCTGTCGGGCGAGGTCGACTTCATCCTCAAATGCGTCGCGCCCGACATGGCGACCTTCCAGGATTTCGTCACCCACCTGACCGCGGCCCCCCATGTCCGCAACGTGCGGACCTCGCTGGTGCTGCACAATTCGAAGTACGAGGCGGCAGTGCCGCTGGACGTGAAGGGGCGGAGGTAG